From the Periophthalmus magnuspinnatus isolate fPerMag1 chromosome 1, fPerMag1.2.pri, whole genome shotgun sequence genome, one window contains:
- the si:ch211-14k19.8 gene encoding uncharacterized protein si:ch211-14k19.8 isoform X2: protein MVQLKDCLLLLLLLTDTSLVLLSEICNGHMDLSQKPMGHLTFNPKQGTDQTKRTLVVCTRTLEIPARHTVLLKLVWLERASNMSLLCVWGTKEWTLAVGDIALLSGCDQNKANLTWTGAGHSSNAFQLFYNGEEEKSSTETYTNPDSHPNIFTSSPDTTTDHSPFSESADLSGNSTRNSGLIQPTTTSPSISGSTGREASIFPGEEWNNGPDTSGATRRTDSPGTLDYFNTQHSVRSLDFMTSQNANLQTFSGSNEATTNSETSISTGFYTTSLPTSSIVPQSTELPQNKIHNLTENWQSVGTLAAKSLRTHYKELIKTSHSHFEYLARTSSSVEKKIAIGSTEMTHITTKSDAEFKDVTPSTQHVSHQETGLSTSMNFNPLHSTQESTESTEKTQTTSLGTSSTSLVPDLDIEKHTTSTSWTNSLNSTTHPEFGESGKDEAKTTERNDLFPTNSYSPQPLTTSTELKHMSTESMSTLSPGTLANQHSSTMHYNVRSATDLSTPPLNTIFVQQTFKNTAINDEILPKTVSSRYTTLRRDTASTILQETQNPHKLSVSTSNYQISYTSTLARKKEEKQKRASTTVVPQYMTSWTPEPVNRVAAFTQTYLSSAGIVSSTVQHIPKFFIVPDEPAIIRVESIELLLQIAVEESHPNLTEGLEEDTTLWLEPYLQRAPGFQELLGVWSSGAAVQCLLEFNTRGALQWLPQTGASSLLDRTGLRQAVRDGRSFRSARIANITLGGVQEVCGWLLQCPSGFTCVFDSLTSNFSCTSLCHSDYCQHHGLCTHHPGQPPLCRCVAGQDFWFMGPRCEVRMTRARLALSCLGVLLLLLALVAVVVGMVVRRYRALLIQAKVDQTRSSYRRFNHFDELSGHFWLRSRAGSADSLDNPAFTRSTEILHLRALERPCCYHDDSLSLPSTCPSPGTHIRTIYPHSSQYGWRGSDLSLADGVVDSGKASDLSVCSWPVEPIQWSPFPLLQQLSRQQAPVVRVSRPRSYCDGMELVEINKSWTA from the exons ATGGTGCAGCTCAAAGACTGTCTACTGctgcttctcctcctcacaG ATACATCACTGGTCCTACTCTCTGAAATATGCAATGGACACATGGACTTGTCCCAGAAGCCTATGGGACATTTGACTTTCAATCCAAAGCAGGGGACAGACCAAACCAAGAGGACACTTGTGGTTTGCACTCGGACTTTGGAGATCCCAGCACGTCATACAGTACTACTAAAGTTAGTGTGGCTGGAGAGGGCGTCAAACATGTCCCTGTTGTGCGTTTGGGGCACAAAGGAGTGGACACTGGCTGTGGGGGACATTGCCCTGCTTTCTGGATGTGACCAAAACAAAGCCAATCTCACTTGGACCGGTGCAGGGCATTCCTCAAATGCTTTCCAGCTCTTCTACAATGGTGAGGaa GAGAAAAGCTCCACAGAGACCTACACCAACCCAGACTCACACCCCAACATCTTCACCTCTTCTCCAGACACCACCACTGATCATAGTCCTTTTTCTGAGAGTGCGGATCTTTCAGGGAATTCAACCCGCAACTCTGGGCTGATACAgcccaccaccacctccccctccatctctgGAAGCACTGGCAGGGAAGCTTCTATATTTCCTGGGGAAGAATGGAACAATGGACCGGATACATCTGGAGCGACACGGCGCACTGATAGTCCTGGTACACTGGACTATTTTAACACACAACATTCAGTTCGAAGTTTGGATTTTATGACATCTCAAAATGCAAATTTACAAACTTTCTCGGGATCAAATGAAGCAACAACTAACAGCGAAACATCTATAAGCACTGGATTCTACACAACTAGTTTACCTACGTCAAGTATCGTACCACAGTCAACCGAGTTAccacaaaataaaattcataaTTTGACTGAAAATTGGCAAAGTGTTGGTACACTGGCCGCTAAAAGTTTGAGAACACATTATAAAGAGCTAATCAAAACTAGCCACAGCCATTTTGAATACTTGGCCAGAACTAGCAGTtcggtggaaaaaaaaatagcaattgGGTCAACTGAGATGAcacatattacaacaaaaagtgATGCGGAATTTAAAGACGTAACTCCGAGCACGCAACATGTTAGCCATCAAGAAACGGGTCTGAGTACATCCATGAACTTTAACCCTTTGCACTCCACACAGGAAAGTACTGAAAgcactgaaaaaacacaaacgaCCTCTCTAGGAACGTCATCCACTAGCCTTGTGCCAGATTTGGACATCGAAAAACACACTACGTCAACATCTTGGACTAACTCTTTAAATTCAACCACTCATCCAGAATTTGGAGAAAGTGGCAAAGACGaggcaaaaacaacagaaagaaATGATCTGTTCCCCACAAATTCTTATTCCCCACAACCTCTCACAACAAGCACTGAACTTAAACATATGTCTACTGAGTCAATGTCAACTCTGTCACCAGGAACTCTAGCTAATCAGCACAGCAGTACAATGCATTACAATGTCAGATCAGCTACAGACTTGTCAACTCCACCTCTCAATACAATATTTGTACAACAAACATTcaaaaatacagcaataaaTGATGAAATATTACCAAAAACGGTATCTTCTAGATATACAACACTTAGGAGGGACACAGCATCAACAATATTACAAGAAACGCAAAACCCTCACAAGTTatcagtaagtaccagtaactATCAAATTTCATATACATCAACGCTTGctagaaaaaaagaagaaaaacagaaaagggCTTCAACCACAGTAGTGCCACAGTATATGACCTCCTGGACCCCTGAACCTGTCAACCGTGTCGCCGCTTTCACACAGACCTATTTAAGCTCTGCAGGAATCGTAAGCTCCACAGTCCAGCACATACCCAAGTTCTTCATAGTCCCAGATGAGCCAGCGATCATAAGAG tgGAGTCCATTGAGTTGCTATTGCAGATCGCAGTAGAAGAATCACATCCTAATTTAACTGAAGGTTTGGAGGAGGACACAACTCTCTGG TTGGAGCCATATCTCCAGAGGGCCCCAGGGTTCCAGGAGCTGCTTGGAGTGtggagcag TGGTGCAGCCGTGCAGTGCCTGCTGGAGTTCAACACCAGGGGAGCTCTACAGTGGCTGCCCCAAACAGGAGCCTCCTCTCTGCTGGACAGAACCGGGCTGAGGCAGGCTGTGAGGGATGGCCGAAGCTTCAGATCCGCTAGAATTGCTAACATCACACTTGGAG gTGTCCAGGAGGTGTGTGGCTGGCTGCTGCAGTGTCCCTCAGGATTCACATGTGTGTTTGATTCTCTCACCTCCAACTTCAGCTGTACGTCTCTGTGCCACTCCGACTACTGCCAGCACCACGGCCTGTGCACACACCACCCAGGCCAGCCCCCACTGTGCCG GTGTGTGGCGGGGCAGGACTTCTGGTTCATGGGACCGAGATGTGAGGTGCGGATGACCCGAGCCCGCCTGGCCCTCTCCTGCCTgggtgtgctgctgctgctgctggcacTGGTGGCTGTGGTGGTGGGGATGGTAGTGAGGAGGTACAGAGCTCTCCTCATTCAGGCCAAAGTGGACCAGACCAGAAGCAG TTACCGCAGGTTTAACCACTTTGACGAGCTGTCCGGGCACTTCTGGCTGCGTTCACGGGCGGGGTCAGCGGACTCCCTGGATAACCCCGCCTTCACCCGCTCCACCGAGATCCTCCACTTAAGGGCACTGGAGAGGCCTTGCTGTTACCATGACGACAGCCTGTCCCTGCCCTCCACCTGCCCCAGCCCGGGGACTCACATCCGTACTATCTACCCACACAG TTCCCAGTATGGTTGGAGGGGCAGTGACCTGAGCCTGGCTGATGGTGTGGTAGACTCAGGGAAGGCTAGTGACCTGTCTGTGTGCAGCTGGCCCGTGGAGCCCATCCAGTGGAGCCCTTTCCCCTTGCTGCAGCAGCTCTCCAGGCAGCAGGCCCCAGTG GTGAGGGTGTCACGGCCGCGCTCCTACTGTGACGGCATGGAGCTGgtggaaataaacaaaagctGGACAGCGTAA
- the si:ch211-14k19.8 gene encoding uncharacterized protein si:ch211-14k19.8 isoform X1, with protein sequence MVQLKDCLLLLLLLTDTSLVLLSEICNGHMDLSQKPMGHLTFNPKQGTDQTKRTLVVCTRTLEIPARHTVLLKLVWLERASNMSLLCVWGTKEWTLAVGDIALLSGCDQNKANLTWTGAGHSSNAFQLFYNVQEDEKSSTETYTNPDSHPNIFTSSPDTTTDHSPFSESADLSGNSTRNSGLIQPTTTSPSISGSTGREASIFPGEEWNNGPDTSGATRRTDSPGTLDYFNTQHSVRSLDFMTSQNANLQTFSGSNEATTNSETSISTGFYTTSLPTSSIVPQSTELPQNKIHNLTENWQSVGTLAAKSLRTHYKELIKTSHSHFEYLARTSSSVEKKIAIGSTEMTHITTKSDAEFKDVTPSTQHVSHQETGLSTSMNFNPLHSTQESTESTEKTQTTSLGTSSTSLVPDLDIEKHTTSTSWTNSLNSTTHPEFGESGKDEAKTTERNDLFPTNSYSPQPLTTSTELKHMSTESMSTLSPGTLANQHSSTMHYNVRSATDLSTPPLNTIFVQQTFKNTAINDEILPKTVSSRYTTLRRDTASTILQETQNPHKLSVSTSNYQISYTSTLARKKEEKQKRASTTVVPQYMTSWTPEPVNRVAAFTQTYLSSAGIVSSTVQHIPKFFIVPDEPAIIRVESIELLLQIAVEESHPNLTEGLEEDTTLWLEPYLQRAPGFQELLGVWSSGAAVQCLLEFNTRGALQWLPQTGASSLLDRTGLRQAVRDGRSFRSARIANITLGGVQEVCGWLLQCPSGFTCVFDSLTSNFSCTSLCHSDYCQHHGLCTHHPGQPPLCRCVAGQDFWFMGPRCEVRMTRARLALSCLGVLLLLLALVAVVVGMVVRRYRALLIQAKVDQTRSSYRRFNHFDELSGHFWLRSRAGSADSLDNPAFTRSTEILHLRALERPCCYHDDSLSLPSTCPSPGTHIRTIYPHSSQYGWRGSDLSLADGVVDSGKASDLSVCSWPVEPIQWSPFPLLQQLSRQQAPVVRVSRPRSYCDGMELVEINKSWTA encoded by the exons ATGGTGCAGCTCAAAGACTGTCTACTGctgcttctcctcctcacaG ATACATCACTGGTCCTACTCTCTGAAATATGCAATGGACACATGGACTTGTCCCAGAAGCCTATGGGACATTTGACTTTCAATCCAAAGCAGGGGACAGACCAAACCAAGAGGACACTTGTGGTTTGCACTCGGACTTTGGAGATCCCAGCACGTCATACAGTACTACTAAAGTTAGTGTGGCTGGAGAGGGCGTCAAACATGTCCCTGTTGTGCGTTTGGGGCACAAAGGAGTGGACACTGGCTGTGGGGGACATTGCCCTGCTTTCTGGATGTGACCAAAACAAAGCCAATCTCACTTGGACCGGTGCAGGGCATTCCTCAAATGCTTTCCAGCTCTTCTACAATG TTCAGGAGGACGAGAAAAGCTCCACAGAGACCTACACCAACCCAGACTCACACCCCAACATCTTCACCTCTTCTCCAGACACCACCACTGATCATAGTCCTTTTTCTGAGAGTGCGGATCTTTCAGGGAATTCAACCCGCAACTCTGGGCTGATACAgcccaccaccacctccccctccatctctgGAAGCACTGGCAGGGAAGCTTCTATATTTCCTGGGGAAGAATGGAACAATGGACCGGATACATCTGGAGCGACACGGCGCACTGATAGTCCTGGTACACTGGACTATTTTAACACACAACATTCAGTTCGAAGTTTGGATTTTATGACATCTCAAAATGCAAATTTACAAACTTTCTCGGGATCAAATGAAGCAACAACTAACAGCGAAACATCTATAAGCACTGGATTCTACACAACTAGTTTACCTACGTCAAGTATCGTACCACAGTCAACCGAGTTAccacaaaataaaattcataaTTTGACTGAAAATTGGCAAAGTGTTGGTACACTGGCCGCTAAAAGTTTGAGAACACATTATAAAGAGCTAATCAAAACTAGCCACAGCCATTTTGAATACTTGGCCAGAACTAGCAGTtcggtggaaaaaaaaatagcaattgGGTCAACTGAGATGAcacatattacaacaaaaagtgATGCGGAATTTAAAGACGTAACTCCGAGCACGCAACATGTTAGCCATCAAGAAACGGGTCTGAGTACATCCATGAACTTTAACCCTTTGCACTCCACACAGGAAAGTACTGAAAgcactgaaaaaacacaaacgaCCTCTCTAGGAACGTCATCCACTAGCCTTGTGCCAGATTTGGACATCGAAAAACACACTACGTCAACATCTTGGACTAACTCTTTAAATTCAACCACTCATCCAGAATTTGGAGAAAGTGGCAAAGACGaggcaaaaacaacagaaagaaATGATCTGTTCCCCACAAATTCTTATTCCCCACAACCTCTCACAACAAGCACTGAACTTAAACATATGTCTACTGAGTCAATGTCAACTCTGTCACCAGGAACTCTAGCTAATCAGCACAGCAGTACAATGCATTACAATGTCAGATCAGCTACAGACTTGTCAACTCCACCTCTCAATACAATATTTGTACAACAAACATTcaaaaatacagcaataaaTGATGAAATATTACCAAAAACGGTATCTTCTAGATATACAACACTTAGGAGGGACACAGCATCAACAATATTACAAGAAACGCAAAACCCTCACAAGTTatcagtaagtaccagtaactATCAAATTTCATATACATCAACGCTTGctagaaaaaaagaagaaaaacagaaaagggCTTCAACCACAGTAGTGCCACAGTATATGACCTCCTGGACCCCTGAACCTGTCAACCGTGTCGCCGCTTTCACACAGACCTATTTAAGCTCTGCAGGAATCGTAAGCTCCACAGTCCAGCACATACCCAAGTTCTTCATAGTCCCAGATGAGCCAGCGATCATAAGAG tgGAGTCCATTGAGTTGCTATTGCAGATCGCAGTAGAAGAATCACATCCTAATTTAACTGAAGGTTTGGAGGAGGACACAACTCTCTGG TTGGAGCCATATCTCCAGAGGGCCCCAGGGTTCCAGGAGCTGCTTGGAGTGtggagcag TGGTGCAGCCGTGCAGTGCCTGCTGGAGTTCAACACCAGGGGAGCTCTACAGTGGCTGCCCCAAACAGGAGCCTCCTCTCTGCTGGACAGAACCGGGCTGAGGCAGGCTGTGAGGGATGGCCGAAGCTTCAGATCCGCTAGAATTGCTAACATCACACTTGGAG gTGTCCAGGAGGTGTGTGGCTGGCTGCTGCAGTGTCCCTCAGGATTCACATGTGTGTTTGATTCTCTCACCTCCAACTTCAGCTGTACGTCTCTGTGCCACTCCGACTACTGCCAGCACCACGGCCTGTGCACACACCACCCAGGCCAGCCCCCACTGTGCCG GTGTGTGGCGGGGCAGGACTTCTGGTTCATGGGACCGAGATGTGAGGTGCGGATGACCCGAGCCCGCCTGGCCCTCTCCTGCCTgggtgtgctgctgctgctgctggcacTGGTGGCTGTGGTGGTGGGGATGGTAGTGAGGAGGTACAGAGCTCTCCTCATTCAGGCCAAAGTGGACCAGACCAGAAGCAG TTACCGCAGGTTTAACCACTTTGACGAGCTGTCCGGGCACTTCTGGCTGCGTTCACGGGCGGGGTCAGCGGACTCCCTGGATAACCCCGCCTTCACCCGCTCCACCGAGATCCTCCACTTAAGGGCACTGGAGAGGCCTTGCTGTTACCATGACGACAGCCTGTCCCTGCCCTCCACCTGCCCCAGCCCGGGGACTCACATCCGTACTATCTACCCACACAG TTCCCAGTATGGTTGGAGGGGCAGTGACCTGAGCCTGGCTGATGGTGTGGTAGACTCAGGGAAGGCTAGTGACCTGTCTGTGTGCAGCTGGCCCGTGGAGCCCATCCAGTGGAGCCCTTTCCCCTTGCTGCAGCAGCTCTCCAGGCAGCAGGCCCCAGTG GTGAGGGTGTCACGGCCGCGCTCCTACTGTGACGGCATGGAGCTGgtggaaataaacaaaagctGGACAGCGTAA